ACAAACATCACCTACCATAgctaaaaaaataaattaaaacccCTGAAAATATGAATATAAGCGTTTAATGTCACGTAGCTGACAGAGACCTGCAGAGTATGGAGGAAACAAAAAAAAGACTGAAACTATAAAGCTATAGGCTTGGTGGCTGACATCAGGCGTACTTGGTTCAGGGGGTTTCTGGGGGACCCTCTGTAATGGCTCATGTCCTTCTCCACTACCTGCTGCCCCAGAGGCTTCTGAGCTCCTGATTGGTCAGAGCTGTCCACGTTGGTCTTTGGCTGGACATTGTTGGTCAAGTCGGCCAGAGCGCACACCTTGGCTTTACGTGCCAGGGTGCTTGGCTTTTTGGGCAGGACTGGGGGGGGTTTCTTTATGTGACACACATGGTGAAGCTGGAGCTGGGGGTGAGGGGAGAGGCCGTGCTCCAGGCTCACTGCCTTCATGATCGGGCCGTTCTGGCTGATGCCGAGTTCCTCCTTTCCGACTGGTCTCCTGCGCTCCCCCAGCACAGAGTTCATCCTGCGCACGGTCAGACGTACGGGGGTGCGCTTGAACTGGAGGGGTGATCTGACGAGTTTGGCCAAGGCCCCTTTGGGGGAGTGCAGGGTGAGCTTGTTGAAGTGATGGATGTGGTCCGCCACCCGGCGCTTTTCGGTCTCCAGGCTGCGCGGGGAGAGGGGTTGCTGTTTTTCGGCACCGCTCTCTGGGGAACATTTGTTTTGTACCGCACGGAGTTTAGTACCAATCTTAGGCGGGGTACTGAACTCATCTCTGAATTCAAGGCCCAGCCTGTACGGAGTGGACTGGCGCCCGAAGGGGACGCACTGTTTGAAGTGGGCCGGACTCTGGATGTCCAGGGCGTCCACCAGCCGGCTGCAGTTCACCTGCTCCACCTCCGCATCACTTTCTCCCACCGTGGAGCTGTTGAGGCTACTGATGGCAGCGGCGCAGAAAGACCCTGCGTCAGCCTGTGCTGCTGGAGTGCGGTACACACCACACTCAAAAAGGACACTGTCAATATGCAAAGGTGATAAGGCAGCCATTTCAAGCTGGCCAAAGGTGATGTTTTGATCGTAAGCCAGGAAGCTCTGCAGGGCTGGGAAGCTGGAGGCACACGTGTCTACGGGAAGGACTTTGGCTGGGGGGGTCTCTGGTGGGGGGAGAAGGCTGTCGAGGGTTTTTGTTGTGTGTGTCCCCACAGAGGTGCAGGGACGCTGGAAAGCCTTCTGTATCGTCAGCAGGGTGGGAGCAGTTTGGCTTTccgggagagagatctggctCTCGAGGAGGCTCTCAGCGCTGGAAGCACGGCAGAGCTTCTTAGGGAACACGGACACTGCTGGGGGCTTCGACACCACGATGGCCGGCTCAGAGTTGTAGTTGTTCTTCAGGCACATGTTCATGGGGGTATCGGTGAAGGACCCTCCCCTGAAAGCCTGCGCTCCTCGAGGGGTCCCCCTGCTCCATGAGGTCTGGTGGACACTTGAGTCACAGTGGGGGGTCAGCAGGTTATCTTCAGACTTACTGATGAACTTGGTGCCTGTAAAACAAAGTGGGATATCAACTACTAGAACTTAAAGACTACAGAACATTGCACTAGAATAATGTTATTCTTATTATTCGATGTCTGCATACGGTACTCACTTTTTGATTCTGCTTCTCGAGGCAGAGCAGCTGGACTGACCTCTGTCTCTTCGGTGAAACGGAAGCTGGTGGTGCTCTCCTGCGTGGCAAGCCGCCAGCCAACGGACTCGGACACCTTTAACACCACCATGAAAGGAAAAATGAAAGAA
The sequence above is drawn from the Pseudochaenichthys georgianus chromosome 22, fPseGeo1.2, whole genome shotgun sequence genome and encodes:
- the arhgap11a gene encoding rho GTPase-activating protein 11A isoform X1, with the protein product MKVMEKNMMRLVAVQHLRAAYGIKTKNWNKNKAVSCKTAASNSTKVFGVSLETLPYYNMECGTVPRFLVDACMMLLAHVDTEGLFRKSGSVIRLKALRAKLDAGEECLSTALPCDIAGLVKQFFRELPEPVLPSELEEAFLKAQQLPTELDRTSATMLLSSVLPEKNLSTLRHFLDFLQNVSMRSAENKMDSSNLSVILAPNILHSGDGTEKMNAHTEKRLKQQAAIVHCFIENAHNFGVLPQFLLEKVPAMMGCEGGVLSPSHDGLEELDLNSGMKKKLRRSFGDMVNGALNKIKTNRTPTNSNQSDSLVFSSATPVIATPSSKRKLPLESGHSFGFSNKKLRSVKKTLGIDLLPNTLFSATSTPGSAYSASGVLDSPNNPSPAGKSRRQPAVFVRRKSRRISNRHAVNRVESGRAGCFSPKVSKKEAPRKSLRLRFNLGKSSKEAVSESVGWRLATQESTTSFRFTEETEVSPAALPREAESKSTKFISKSEDNLLTPHCDSSVHQTSWSRGTPRGAQAFRGGSFTDTPMNMCLKNNYNSEPAIVVSKPPAVSVFPKKLCRASSAESLLESQISLPESQTAPTLLTIQKAFQRPCTSVGTHTTKTLDSLLPPPETPPAKVLPVDTCASSFPALQSFLAYDQNITFGQLEMAALSPLHIDSVLFECGVYRTPAAQADAGSFCAAAISSLNSSTVGESDAEVEQVNCSRLVDALDIQSPAHFKQCVPFGRQSTPYRLGLEFRDEFSTPPKIGTKLRAVQNKCSPESGAEKQQPLSPRSLETEKRRVADHIHHFNKLTLHSPKGALAKLVRSPLQFKRTPVRLTVRRMNSVLGERRRPVGKEELGISQNGPIMKAVSLEHGLSPHPQLQLHHVCHIKKPPPVLPKKPSTLARKAKVCALADLTNNVQPKTNVDSSDQSGAQKPLGQQVVEKDMSHYRGSPRNPLNQVRLMSATKPIAL
- the arhgap11a gene encoding rho GTPase-activating protein 11A isoform X3, encoding MKVMEKNMMRLVAVQHLRAAYGIKTKNWNKNKAVSCKTAASNSTKVFGVSLETLPYYNMECGTVPRFLVDACMMLLAHVDTEGLFRKSGSVIRLKALRAKLDAGEECLSTALPCDIAGLVKQFFRELPEPVLPSELEEAFLKAQQLPTELDRTSATMLLSSVLPEKNLSTLRHFLDFLQNVSMRSAENKMDSSNLSVILAPNILHSGDGTEKMNAHTEKRLKQQAAIVHCFIENAHNFGVLPQFLLEKVPAMMGCEGGVLSPSHDGLEELDLNSGMKKKLRRSFGDMVNGALNKIKTNRTPTNSNQSDSLVFSSATPVIATPSSKRKLPLESGHSFGFSNKKLRSVKKTLGIDLLPNTLFSATSTPGSAYSASGVLDSPNNPSPAGKSRRQPAVFVRRKSRRISNRHAVNRVESGRAGCFSPKVSKKEAPRKSLRLRFNLGKSSKEAVSVVPRQASPSPHVSESVGWRLATQESTTSFRFTEETEVSPAALPREAESKSTKFISKSEDNLLTPHCDSSVHQTSWSRGTPRGAQAFRGGSFTDTPMNMCLKNNYNSEPAIVVSKPPAVSVFPKKLCRASSAESLLESQISLPESQTAPTLLTIQKAFQRPCTSVGTHTTKTLDSLLPPPETPPAKVLPVDTCASSFPALQSFLAYDQNITFGQLEMAALSPLHIDSVLFECGVYRTPAAQADAGSFCAAAISSLNSSTVGESDAEVEQVNCSRLVDALDIQSPAHFKQCVPFGRQSTPYRLGLEFRDEFSTPPKIGTKLRAVQNKCSPESGAEKQQPLSPRSLETEKRRVADHIHHFNKLTLHSPKGALAKLVRSPLQFKRTPVRLTVRRMNSVLGERRRPVGKEELGISQNGPIMKAVSLEHGLSPHPQLQLHHVCHIKKPPPVLPKKPSTLARKAKVCALADLTNNVQPKTNVDSSDQSGAQKPLGQQVVEKDMSHYRGSPRNPLNQVRLMSATKPIAL
- the arhgap11a gene encoding rho GTPase-activating protein 11A isoform X2, coding for MKVMEKNMMRLVAVQHLRAAYGIKTKNWNKNKAVSCKTAASNSTKVFGVSLETLPYYNMECGTVPRFLVDACMMLLAHVDTEGLFRKSGSVIRLKALRAKLDAGEECLSTALPCDIAGLVKQFFRELPEPVLPSELEEAFLKAQQLPTELDRTSATMLLSSVLPEKNLSTLRHFLDFLQNVSMRSAENKMDSSNLSVILAPNILHSGDGTEKMNAHTEKRLKQQAAIVHCFIENAHNFGVLPQFLLEKVPAMMGCEGGVLSPSHDGLEELDLNSGMKKKLRRSFGVFSSATPVIATPSSKRKLPLESGHSFGFSNKKLRSVKKTLGIDLLPNTLFSATSTPGSAYSASGVLDSPNNPSPAGKSRRQPAVFVRRKSRRISNRHAVNRVESGRAGCFSPKVSKKEAPRKSLRLRFNLGKSSKEAVSESVGWRLATQESTTSFRFTEETEVSPAALPREAESKSTKFISKSEDNLLTPHCDSSVHQTSWSRGTPRGAQAFRGGSFTDTPMNMCLKNNYNSEPAIVVSKPPAVSVFPKKLCRASSAESLLESQISLPESQTAPTLLTIQKAFQRPCTSVGTHTTKTLDSLLPPPETPPAKVLPVDTCASSFPALQSFLAYDQNITFGQLEMAALSPLHIDSVLFECGVYRTPAAQADAGSFCAAAISSLNSSTVGESDAEVEQVNCSRLVDALDIQSPAHFKQCVPFGRQSTPYRLGLEFRDEFSTPPKIGTKLRAVQNKCSPESGAEKQQPLSPRSLETEKRRVADHIHHFNKLTLHSPKGALAKLVRSPLQFKRTPVRLTVRRMNSVLGERRRPVGKEELGISQNGPIMKAVSLEHGLSPHPQLQLHHVCHIKKPPPVLPKKPSTLARKAKVCALADLTNNVQPKTNVDSSDQSGAQKPLGQQVVEKDMSHYRGSPRNPLNQVRLMSATKPIAL